TACAGAACAATTAAAGGACAGCGTTTACTTGCacgaaaatacaataaaaaaaaactcaaaaaaggGATTTCAGATCAAAACAAGAcattaaaaatatgaaagaatATTGCTACTGCCTCCAAAATAATCTTTATGATGCTCTTCACCGTCTTCATCACCCTCTCGCCTTTTTCAGTACTTTCTGTAAAGAAAGAATTGAAACATCTTGAGTGAGCTCAATTTGACACAACACTGAAATTTCTAACTCccgtaaaatacttttaaattatCTTTAATACTATAAAGAAGAAGTGCCAGCACACTGAGGGAATAACATTAGAGCTGTTTTATGTAGTTTCAATTACaatgattaaaagaaaaacttatAACTTATAAACTATGATAGCTTTCATTATTTTACAGTAACAGAAACTACCTCGCGTCGATCAATTCTTTAAAAGCCTTTGAAATGCTAACATGTGATTTGAGTGAATGATTGTGTGTGCAgagaaataaacttttttttttggtttattttaatattaaataatgtgTATTTTCTGCTGTAAGGGCTGATTTATAGATCAGTTATTCAATCAAGACCCcttcaaaaagggaaaaaaaatgtagtttgctCTTTTACATTTAGTGCTTTACAGTTATATACAGTGatggaaatatttaaaataattaaatctcTAATTTTAAGGTTGTTTAATTAAACGGAGAGACACAGAACCAAACGATTAATCGGGAATCAACAGATTATCTAATGGTTTACTAAAGAATAGTAAATCTCTAATCACTGGTTGATTAAATGATTGTGTTGTTGACGCAGTGCTGTGGACATAAACCAACCTTGGAGACTGCTCTGACGTGCTGAGCTCTGATCGTCGCGGATTTCTCCTCAAACGCTTTGGCCTTCGCCTCTTCAGCCAGGCTGTTCAGGAACAGCAGTGTCAGCAGTTCGATCTGAGCACACAAGAGCAAAAACCAGCTGTTATGTAGCGTCACTCATCTACCGGTCAGCTGCGGACAAAGCGATCGCCTACCATCGCCTCTGACGCCGGCCTCACGTTTATGTTGCCCTTCGCCTTCGTTTTAATTGTACTTTTCAGTCTGGGCGCTTTGTTCAGCATGTCGATGAAGTTTCTCTGTGAAACAAAAAAGGCACACCCCACGAAAAacgtttgtttatgttttctaaTCTCCCGCTTGGTTGACTTCCGGTGTAGATTCTTCTTCGTGGTCTTATTAGCCGTTTACCTCTTTACTTGTTTCATCCGCGCCATCTAGAGTTTCATACTCATTACTGCGCAAAGCAGTAAATGCTTTCTCACCTTGTATATTAACATACcaacacataaataaatagataaataaaaaaaaggggcAGAAGATTTAAGGCAAACATGACAAAATATTAGGGTTGAGACTTTGACTGTTTAGATagataaaagtaaaagtaacatGTCCATGGTGGAGATCTTATAATTTGATGTAGAGAAGTTTATAAAttcaacaataataaaataacataatgaaaaatgaagttAAAGAATTTTTAAGTAAGTGAAAAGACtggcataaaaaaaatatgtacagTACAGGAAACAGCAGCAAGAAGATATAATACATACATTTGTAAATGTGTGTAGAAAAGTATGTCCTGATAGGTGTGTTCACCtgtcacaaaaaaaatctgtttggtttgtttgttttttatattacagtttttctgtttttcttttaattttaactaattttcttttttttacctctaCAAATGAGGTATCTTCTGTGTAAAAATGCACAAATGTGCATACATTTCCAATAAAGAAGCAAGCTATATATAAGCTAtatatactgtgtgttttgcttGGCGTACCCGTAAGAGTCAGGTCTCAAATATAATACACTTGGCACTGGGGGGTTAAAAtatgttggggaaaaaaagttacaATAAATATGTTTAGAAAAAGGATTAACATGGTTCACATTTTGTCTGAGGTCAAATGTCATTTATACAACAAGTGCATGTTTGAATATTTTGTGCAGGGATTAGTTTCAAATTCATCAGTGGCACAGAAAATGTCCTGCGTTGCAGACTGGCAGCgattctacagggtgggccatttatatggatacaccgtaataacatgggaatggttggtaatattaaagtcctgtttgtggcacattagtatatgtgaggggacaaactcctcaagatgggtggtgaccatggtggccatttagaagtcggccatcttggatacaacttttgttttttcaataggaagagggccatgtgacacatcaaacttactggcaatgtcacaagaaaaacaatggtgtgcttggtttcaacgtaactttattctttcatgagttatttacaagtttctctttgttcacagccattgacatgtcgaagaggttaacacgtgaggagcggatcgaaattgtgttgatatctggtgaacgcaataaccgggtcattgcagcagatttcaatgcaagacaccctacgagaccacccatctcccatgctacagttagcaaactgcttgctaagtttcgtgaaactggttcagtgttggatttgccaaaatgtggacgcaagaaaactgtcctaatgaagaaacatcagtggctgtcctagcttcattcagcaagagctcACAGCGTAggactcgccgcatgtcactggagagtggcattagtcgaacatcccttcggcggatattagctactcacaaatggcacccttacaaactccagctactgcagcatctcaacgaggatgacccagatcggcgcacagaatttgcagaatgggcaaaacaaaaattggaacaggaccctcagttcacgcagaagattttgttcagtgatgaggcaaacttttatgtgaatggtgaagttaacaaacaaaaccaccgctattggtctgacactaacccacattggatggatccctccaagactgttggaacaacaaaagcgatggtttggtgtggtatatggggtacaacgatagtgggtccattcttcatcaatggaaacctcaaggccactggatatttgaaactgctacatgatgatgtgtttccctctttatgcactgaagctggcacgttccctgagtttttccagcaagacggtgcaccaccacattatgggtgccaggtccgagcattcctagatgaacagtttcctggaaagtggattggtcgtcgtgggccagttgaatggcccccaaggtctcccgatctgacccccttagacttttatctttggggtcatctgaaggcagttgtctatggtgtgaagataggagatgtgcagcacctgaaactacggctactggatgcctgtgctggcatttctccagCAGTGTTGCtatcagcagtgttgggaaggttacttttcaaatgtattccactacagattacagaatacatgccccaaaatgtattttgtaacatattccgttacgttactcaatgagagtaacgtattctgaatactttattactattactgaaggtccgcggcggACTCTGGCTAATAcctcgggttccgtgtcgggctcgtagctgaaaaatagctttactttgttgtttgggtcaactttgcttgcgagtgacagagagaggcgttgaaaggctgctccaacggaacttattgtttcagaggaaaacacgaacacagtgtacagtcgagtcttaatagcgtacttacaactgggctcgtcaggcactcttcttggctgcagtggttattattatatttacatgcttccagctcccgtttctgctcgatgacagctcgtactttcccacttttctccctcctcgcgctcacagacacataacgggtatggcagtccattctcgctgcagcacggactacactgcccatgaggctacattctttagggctatgtctgtagcattctgcctattagcttagcacaacaacaacaacaaaaggcgctctctcacccaggaaacaaacagtcgcagagagcgcgtcaccctgtaaccatggtaaccataacgctgccgcctgcaacaacagaacatagctgtcaaacaaaacccaaacagtcctgacattggtcctgacccgcgacaatatgaaacaggaaaataccgccgtgtaatccatttatttcaacaaagtaactgtattctgaataccacctttttaaacggtaactgtaacggaatacagttactcatattttgtattttaaatacgtaacggcggtacatgtattccgttactccccaacactggctatcagtgtgtgaagagtgggagaagagggttgcattgacaatctaacacaatgggcagcacattgaacacattttatgagtggtcagaaacttgtaaataactcatgaaagaataaagcacaccattgaaaccaagcacaccattgtttttcttgtgacattaccaataagtttgatgggtcacatggccctcttcctattgaaaaaacaaaagatggccgacttctaaatggccaccatggtcaccacccatcttgaggagtttgccccctcacatatactaatgtgccacaaacaggactttaatatcaccaaccattcccattttattacggtgtatccatataaatggcccactcTGTATTACATTTTCATGCAGTTGCTACATCCGGTGATTATATTTGCTAAATAATATAGCAAATATAATCAAATAACTCCATTATCTGTGTTAGCAGTTCAGTAGGAAAGCGGTGAAATTATTGCACAGGAATGAGAGATGGACACGCAGGATGACAAAATTACAAACTGTAAATCTAAACCAATCAGCAGCAACGTTAAAATTAAAACCACTGGCATAATAGAAGATCCTTAGGGGTCATGTTTGAGGCACTTTTGTTACCAGGGAGATCCACGGGGGATGGGGGTTGGTGTTGCTTTTGTGGCTTATCTCAGTGCATGGAGAACCTTGAAATGTTTAGGGAATTCACAGCACTGGTGTATCTTTTGTATgcattaaacattttgtttttctcagccaTTTTGAGCTGCTaacaagcacaaacacaaagttttCATCATTATTCTGTTGTCAAAGTATAATTTGCCCCATACTTACCccatacaaaatatgagtaactgtattctgttacagttaccgtttaaaaaggtgatatTCAGAAATAAGGGGATTACGCggtggtcttttcctgtttcatatgttaagctatgccctctctatttttgctaattccacgccggtggaaacctaaacacgcattaagaggctctaatgcctgtgtctcaatctcgcggtccatgtcacccctacttggGGCCCGCTTAATGacttgaagaaatattttttaaaattattattcaaaaaattatttaatatgaaggcaataggcagagtgttacaggcatagccctaaataATGTatcctcatgggcagtgtattccatgctgcagggagaatggactgccatacccgttatgtgtctgtgagt
The genomic region above belongs to Pelmatolapia mariae isolate MD_Pm_ZW linkage group LG15, Pm_UMD_F_2, whole genome shotgun sequence and contains:
- the LOC134643604 gene encoding centromere protein W-like encodes the protein MLNKAPRLKSTIKTKAKGNINVRPASEAMIELLTLLFLNSLAEEAKAKAFEEKSATIRAQHVRAVSKKVLKKARG